In a genomic window of Mycolicibacillus parakoreensis:
- a CDS encoding glycoside hydrolase family 6 protein, with product MSFLRVISRACTALTRWILPVLTVAVAGALSAQAGPLPVRLVDADNPLAGRPFYVDPASEARAAARAVDPPSPELTAIADTPQAYWLDQAFAASTVADTVAGYTGAAAEAGAMPVLALYAIPHRDCGSYAAGGFATGEDYRGWIDAIGAGLGGNPATIIVEPDAIAMADCLPDDQRAERFALLRYAVQTLSADPAAVVYLDGGHSRWLGAEDLAGRLAQAGIEGARGFSLNVTNYYTTEEQIDYGETVSGLTGGTHYVVDTSRNGAGPAPEHPLNWCNPDGRALGVAPTTATAGAHADAYLWIKRVGESDGGCDRGEPAAGLFVNDYAIDLARNAAG from the coding sequence ATTAGTTTTCTGCGGGTGATCTCCCGTGCCTGCACCGCCTTGACCCGTTGGATCCTGCCCGTGCTCACCGTCGCGGTGGCCGGCGCGCTCAGCGCGCAGGCCGGCCCGCTGCCGGTGCGGCTGGTCGATGCGGACAACCCGTTGGCGGGCAGGCCGTTCTACGTCGACCCGGCCTCGGAGGCGAGGGCCGCCGCGCGCGCCGTCGACCCGCCGAGCCCGGAGCTGACCGCGATCGCCGACACCCCGCAGGCCTACTGGCTCGACCAGGCGTTCGCCGCGTCCACCGTCGCCGACACCGTCGCCGGCTACACCGGGGCCGCCGCCGAAGCCGGAGCGATGCCGGTGCTGGCGCTGTATGCGATCCCGCACCGTGACTGCGGCAGCTACGCCGCCGGCGGATTCGCCACCGGCGAGGACTACCGCGGCTGGATCGACGCGATCGGGGCGGGGTTGGGCGGCAACCCGGCGACGATCATCGTCGAGCCCGACGCGATCGCGATGGCCGACTGCCTGCCCGACGACCAGCGCGCCGAGCGGTTCGCGCTGCTGCGCTACGCCGTGCAGACCCTGTCCGCCGACCCGGCCGCGGTGGTCTACCTCGACGGCGGGCACTCGCGCTGGCTCGGCGCCGAGGACCTCGCCGGGCGGCTGGCGCAGGCCGGGATCGAGGGGGCCCGCGGCTTCAGCCTCAACGTGACGAACTACTACACCACCGAGGAGCAGATCGACTACGGCGAGACCGTCTCCGGGCTGACCGGCGGCACCCACTACGTCGTCGACACCTCCCGCAACGGGGCCGGACCGGCCCCCGAGCACCCGCTGAACTGGTGCAACCCCGACGGCCGGGCCCTGGGGGTCGCCCCGACCACCGCGACCGCCGGTGCGCACGCCGACGCCTACCTGTGGATCAAACGGGTCGGCGAATCCGACGGCGGCTGCGACCGCGGCGAACCGGCCGCGGGACTGTTCGTCAACGACTACGCCATCGACCTGGCCCGCAACGCCGCCGGCTGA
- a CDS encoding short-chain dehydrogenase/reductase, whose product MRLPGPLAGRAVAELDVAGRAALVTGAAQGIGRAVAKSLHARGAAVALIDVDADGVDRAATELGGEAVGLTADVRDRAAMAAAVAAAATRFGRLDVVVANAGVSPVPATLRTMTGEDFDRVVNVNLTGVFNTVKPALEQVITAGGHVVMVCSGAAFTPGPGGSPYMISKAGVEQLARALRLELAAHSATVQIAYFGLVDTAMTHDTLDAHPLGQRIGALLPWPLNRRISTAHAARSIVDGITGRAPTTMAPAGWRLYSALRGMANPVLDRLLSTDATVRQLITDLETAPPP is encoded by the coding sequence ATGAGACTGCCCGGGCCTCTCGCGGGCCGCGCCGTGGCCGAGCTCGACGTGGCCGGCCGGGCGGCGCTGGTCACCGGCGCCGCCCAGGGCATCGGGCGCGCCGTGGCGAAGAGTCTGCACGCCCGCGGCGCCGCCGTCGCACTGATCGACGTGGACGCCGACGGTGTGGACCGCGCCGCCACCGAGTTAGGCGGTGAGGCAGTCGGATTGACCGCTGACGTGCGGGACCGTGCGGCGATGGCCGCCGCGGTCGCCGCGGCGGCGACGCGTTTCGGAAGGCTGGACGTCGTCGTCGCCAACGCCGGGGTCAGCCCGGTCCCGGCGACGCTGCGGACGATGACCGGCGAGGACTTCGACCGGGTTGTGAACGTCAACCTGACCGGGGTGTTCAACACCGTCAAACCCGCTCTGGAACAGGTGATCACCGCCGGCGGTCACGTCGTGATGGTGTGCTCGGGCGCCGCCTTCACCCCCGGCCCCGGCGGCTCGCCGTACATGATCAGCAAGGCCGGGGTCGAACAGCTCGCCCGTGCGTTGCGCCTGGAGTTGGCTGCTCATTCCGCGACCGTGCAGATCGCCTACTTCGGCCTGGTCGACACCGCGATGACCCACGACACGCTCGACGCTCACCCGCTGGGTCAACGCATCGGCGCCCTGCTGCCCTGGCCGTTGAACCGGCGCATCAGCACCGCGCACGCCGCCCGCTCGATCGTCGACGGCATCACCGGCCGCGCCCCCACCACCATGGCGCCGGCCGGCTGGCGGCTCTACAGCGCCCTGCGCGGCATGGCCAACCCCGTCCTCGATCGCCTGTTGAG
- a CDS encoding SDR family NAD(P)-dependent oxidoreductase yields the protein MDINGASAVVTGGASGIGAATARQLAAQGARVVVADLQAEKGQALAEEIGGTFASVDVTDTDQIIAAVDTAAGLGPLRVLVNSAGIGWAQRTIGKDGEYSSAHNLDLYRKVLDINLVGTFDCIRIAATAMSRTEPTATGERGAIVNMTSVAAFDGQIGQAAYSSSKGGVVGLTLPVARDLSAVGIRVNTVAPGLIDTPIYGEGDDSEAFKAKLGESVLFPRRLGAPEELASMVCELVTNSYMNAEVVRVDGGIRMPPK from the coding sequence GTGGACATCAACGGAGCCAGCGCCGTCGTCACCGGCGGCGCATCAGGAATCGGTGCGGCGACTGCCCGGCAGTTGGCCGCCCAGGGCGCCCGGGTCGTCGTCGCCGACCTGCAGGCGGAGAAGGGCCAGGCGCTCGCCGAGGAGATCGGCGGCACCTTCGCCAGTGTCGACGTCACCGACACCGACCAGATCATCGCCGCGGTCGACACCGCCGCCGGGCTCGGCCCGCTGCGGGTGCTGGTGAACTCCGCCGGGATCGGCTGGGCGCAGCGCACCATCGGCAAGGACGGCGAGTACTCCTCGGCGCACAACCTGGACCTGTACCGCAAGGTGCTCGACATCAACCTGGTCGGCACCTTCGACTGCATCCGGATCGCGGCGACCGCGATGAGCCGCACCGAGCCGACCGCGACCGGCGAGCGCGGGGCGATCGTCAACATGACCAGCGTGGCGGCCTTCGACGGCCAGATCGGCCAGGCCGCCTACTCCTCCTCCAAGGGCGGGGTGGTGGGGTTGACCCTGCCGGTGGCCCGCGACCTCTCGGCGGTCGGGATCCGGGTCAACACCGTCGCCCCCGGCCTCATCGACACCCCGATCTACGGGGAGGGCGACGACTCCGAGGCGTTCAAGGCCAAGCTCGGGGAGTCGGTGCTGTTCCCGCGCCGGCTCGGCGCACCCGAGGAGCTCGCCTCGATGGTGTGCGAGCTGGTCACCAACTCCTACATGAACGCCGAGGTGGTCCGGGTCGACGGCGGCATCCGGATGCCCCCGAAGTAG
- a CDS encoding flavin-containing monooxygenase — protein sequence MESVAADESLSAVPVEEHGIVVVGAGFAGIALAAKLRAAGITDFLILERATEVGGTWRDNTYPGCACDVPSHLYSYSFAPNPAWSRTYGRQPEILAYLRSVAADHRVTDHVRFGTELLEATWEAGRMRWVLRTTTGTLSAAVLISAAGVYGEAKYPDIDGAESFAGTAFHSLHWDHDHDLTGRRVAVVGTGATAVQIVPAIAGTVERLLVFQRSAPWIIPRLDRRTSALERTLLRRVPLIGRALRALYYAGIEGFGLVGFVDKRFRHPYELLGKFQLRRQVRDTTLRRALTPDYMIGCKRAIFADDYLPALARDDVEVVTAGIAEIRAHSIVTGDGVEHPVDTIVYATGFDVPPAVYARIRGTDGLSFSEVYAQRPQSYLGVTLHGFPNFFTTLGPFGAVGNQSAIYMIEAQVRYIVDALAAMRDGGLRRVEVRADVQDTFMEEMDVRSTDTVWLTGGCATSYYHTADGRNAGLYPGWSFEYARRTKAFDRDAYAVVSR from the coding sequence ATGGAGTCCGTCGCGGCTGACGAGAGCCTCAGCGCAGTACCGGTCGAGGAGCACGGGATCGTCGTCGTCGGCGCCGGCTTCGCCGGGATCGCGCTGGCGGCCAAACTGCGCGCCGCCGGCATCACCGACTTTTTGATCCTCGAGCGCGCCACCGAGGTGGGCGGCACCTGGCGCGACAACACCTACCCCGGCTGCGCCTGCGATGTGCCGTCGCACCTGTATTCGTATTCGTTCGCCCCCAACCCCGCGTGGTCGCGGACCTACGGTCGCCAGCCCGAGATCCTCGCCTACCTCCGCTCGGTGGCCGCCGACCACCGCGTCACCGACCATGTTCGGTTCGGCACCGAACTGCTGGAGGCCACCTGGGAGGCCGGACGCATGCGCTGGGTGCTGCGCACCACCACCGGCACCCTGAGCGCCGCGGTGCTCATCTCGGCCGCCGGGGTGTACGGCGAGGCCAAATACCCCGACATCGACGGGGCGGAGTCCTTTGCCGGCACGGCGTTCCATTCGCTGCACTGGGATCACGATCACGACCTGACCGGTCGGCGGGTGGCGGTGGTCGGCACCGGCGCCACCGCGGTCCAGATCGTTCCGGCCATCGCCGGCACGGTCGAGCGACTGCTGGTGTTCCAACGGTCCGCACCGTGGATCATCCCCCGACTGGATCGGCGCACCTCGGCGCTGGAGCGCACGCTGCTGCGCCGGGTCCCGCTGATCGGCAGAGCACTGCGCGCGCTGTACTACGCCGGGATCGAGGGATTCGGTCTCGTCGGGTTCGTCGACAAGCGGTTCCGGCATCCTTACGAGTTGCTCGGCAAGTTCCAGCTCCGTCGCCAGGTCCGCGACACCACGCTGCGCCGCGCCCTGACACCGGATTACATGATCGGCTGCAAACGCGCCATCTTCGCCGACGACTACCTGCCGGCCCTGGCCCGCGACGACGTCGAGGTCGTCACCGCCGGCATCGCCGAGATCCGCGCCCACTCGATCGTCACCGGCGACGGCGTCGAGCACCCGGTCGACACCATCGTCTACGCCACCGGCTTCGACGTCCCGCCCGCGGTCTATGCGCGGATCCGCGGAACCGACGGACTTTCCTTCTCCGAGGTCTATGCGCAACGGCCGCAGAGCTATCTGGGGGTGACGCTGCACGGCTTTCCGAACTTCTTCACCACCCTGGGGCCGTTCGGCGCGGTGGGCAACCAGTCGGCGATCTACATGATCGAGGCTCAGGTGCGCTATATCGTCGACGCGCTCGCCGCCATGCGCGACGGCGGACTCCGGCGGGTCGAGGTCCGCGCGGACGTCCAGGACACCTTCATGGAGGAGATGGATGTCCGCAGCACCGACACGGTGTGGCTCACCGGCGGCTGCGCCACCAGCTACTACCACACCGCCGACGGCCGCAACGCCGGCCTGTACCCCGGCTGGAGTTTCGAATACGCCAGGCGGACCAAGGCATTCGACCGTGACGCCTATGCGGTGGTGTCTCGATGA
- a CDS encoding gamma carbonic anhydrase family protein: MITTLDGHTPDLGADCWIAPTAVLIGRVRLGARVGVFYSAVLRGDVETITIGADTNIQDGCVLHADPGFALTVGAGVSVGHNAVLHGCTVADDVLIGMGATVLNGARIGAGCLIAANALIPEGADIPAGSLVAGVPGKVRRDLGQAERDAIALNARAYGALKDLHAGAVHHDVP; encoded by the coding sequence GTGATCACCACCCTCGACGGCCACACCCCCGACCTCGGCGCCGACTGCTGGATCGCGCCCACGGCGGTGCTGATCGGTCGGGTCCGGCTCGGCGCGCGCGTCGGCGTCTTCTACTCCGCGGTGCTGCGCGGCGACGTGGAGACGATCACGATCGGGGCGGACACCAACATCCAGGACGGCTGCGTGCTGCACGCCGACCCGGGTTTTGCGCTCACGGTCGGCGCCGGGGTCTCGGTGGGCCACAACGCGGTGCTGCACGGCTGCACCGTCGCCGACGACGTCCTCATCGGCATGGGCGCCACCGTCCTCAACGGCGCCCGCATCGGGGCCGGGTGCCTCATCGCGGCCAACGCGCTGATCCCCGAGGGCGCCGACATCCCGGCCGGCTCCCTGGTGGCCGGGGTGCCCGGCAAGGTGCGCCGCGACCTCGGGCAGGCCGAACGCGACGCCATCGCGCTCAACGCCCGCGCCTACGGGGCGCTGAAGGACCTGCACGCCGGTGCGGTCCACCACGACGTGCCCTGA